In Metarhizium brunneum chromosome 3, complete sequence, a genomic segment contains:
- the EFM2_0 gene encoding Protein-lysine N-methyltransferase EFM2 — translation MASYDLPQVYEKPAYETLLAVLEGLRLQPPVWNRRAGRAAAVQEHESAGALRKADVTRYISTIVSSPLGWIADEQQRETLWDLAARRMSERCGRAAMGDIVRRWPFEAADGSVGAYEPFELVIREPALTGDSLGLKTWGASYLLAQQLPGLAATSLFRLFDESLGHEAPAVLELGSGTGLLGLAAAVLWKAHVCVSDLPAITGNLKGNVDGNRAVVEARGGAVKVGTLTWGGGEDEVDQELFGRENQFKIVLAADPMYDDNHPALLASAIGQHLALGTESRAVVMVPKRDSTTVRLLEAFRQAMLDLDVPLFCVEEDELAGQDDWVGDDEGGHVRCWLGVFSRGGSPVSV, via the exons ATGGCCTCATATGACCTGCCCCAGGTCTATGAGAAGCCCGCCTACGAAACACTCCTCGCTGTCCTCGAAGGGCTTCGTCTCCAACCGCCTGTATGGAACCGCCGGGCGGgacgcgccgccgccgtccagGAGCACGAGTCGGCTGGTGCGCTGCGCAAGGCCGACGTGACGCGGTACATATCGACGATTGTGTCGTCGCCGCTGGGCTGGATCGCCGACGAGCAGCAGAGGGAGACGCTGTGGGATCTGGCGGCCCGGCGCATGTCAGAGCGGTGCGGCCGCGCAGCCATGGGCGACATTGTGCGCAGGTGGCCGTTTGAGGCGGCCGACGGCAGCGTGGGCGCGTACGAGCCCTTTGAGCTGGTGATCCGGGAGCCTGCGCTGACGGGGGACTCGCTGGGCCTCAAGACGTGGGGGGCGTCGTATCTTCTCGCGCAGCAGCTGCCCGGGCTGGCTGCCACGTCGCTGTTCAGGCTGTTTGACGAGTCGTTGGGCCACGAGGCGCCGGCCGTGCTGGAGTTGGGATCCGGCACAGGGCTGTTGGGCCTGGCGGCCGCCGTGCTGTGGAAGGCCCACGTCTGCGTGAGCGATTTGCCGGCCATCACGGGGAACCTGAAGGGCAATGTCGATGGGAATAGGGCCGTCGTGGAGGCGAGGGGGGGAGCGGTGAAGGTCGGCACGCTGACCTGGGGTggtggcgaggacgaggttgATCAGGAGCTGTTTGGGAGGGAGAACCAGTTCAAG ATTGTCCTGGCCGCAGACCCCATGTATGACGACAATCACCCGGCGCTGCTGGCATCTGCCATCGGCCAACATCTGGCGCTGGGCACGGAATCGCGAGCCGTCGTCATGGTCCCCAAGCGCGACAGCACGACGGTCAGGCTTCTGGAGGCGTTCAGACAGGCCATGCTCGATCTTGATGTTCCCCTGTTTTgcgtcgaggaagacgagtTGGCCGGCCAGGATGATTGGGTCGGCGACGATGAAGGGGGCCATGTCCGATGTTGGTTGGGTGTGTTTTCACGCGGCGGCTCACCCGTGTCTGTTTAA